The Thermoproteota archaeon genome includes a window with the following:
- a CDS encoding glutamate--tRNA ligase family protein: YKRQMVQFGRITVEGIPLSKRYIRPLVESGILEGWDDPRIPTLRGLFRRGILPEAIVRLFHELGPSKVDATINMDMLAAINRKILDPKVPRYMFVPDPVRAVIDGMDTPVEARVQIHPDSDEYRTIILEEPLVYIPKGDVEGLKAGDEFRLRGLATVRVRSVNPDEVSLILSQEQKIKGVKIMQWAPLKGGVPAKVFVPLSPYSYEMLGGYGEPALAEMREGEMAQMLRIGFVRLDKQKPLTFILSHR, from the coding sequence TATAAGAGACAGATGGTGCAGTTCGGCAGGATAACGGTTGAGGGAATCCCTCTCTCAAAGAGGTACATAAGGCCCCTAGTGGAAAGCGGAATCTTGGAGGGATGGGACGATCCTAGGATACCGACCCTTAGAGGGCTATTCAGGAGGGGCATCCTCCCAGAGGCGATAGTGAGGTTATTCCACGAGCTCGGACCAAGTAAGGTGGATGCCACGATCAACATGGACATGTTAGCGGCCATTAACAGGAAGATACTCGATCCCAAGGTACCCCGCTATATGTTCGTCCCGGATCCAGTCAGGGCGGTCATAGACGGGATGGATACCCCTGTAGAGGCGAGGGTGCAGATCCATCCCGATTCAGACGAGTACAGAACCATAATCCTAGAGGAACCCTTAGTTTACATACCAAAGGGCGATGTGGAGGGTTTGAAGGCCGGAGACGAATTCAGGTTGAGGGGTCTAGCTACAGTGAGGGTGAGGAGCGTGAACCCCGACGAGGTATCCCTGATCCTCAGCCAGGAGCAGAAGATCAAGGGAGTCAAGATTATGCAGTGGGCGCCGCTCAAAGGGGGTGTTCCAGCAAAGGTATTCGTCCCCCTGTCCCCCTACTCGTACGAGATGCTGGGAGGCTACGGGGAACCCGCATTGGCCGAGATGAGGGAGGGCGAGATGGCCCAGATGTTGAGGATAGGGTTCGTCAGACTGGATAAGCAGAAGCCCCTGACCTTCATCCTCTCACACAGGTAA